One genomic window of Centropristis striata isolate RG_2023a ecotype Rhode Island chromosome 20, C.striata_1.0, whole genome shotgun sequence includes the following:
- the heatr5b gene encoding HEAT repeat-containing protein 5B isoform X1 → MELAHSLLLNEDALAQITEAKRPVFIFEWLRFLDKVLVAANKVDVKEKQKKLVEQLTGLISSAPGPPTRKLLAKNLATLYSIGDTFTVFQTLDKCNEIIKSKDDTPAYLPTKLAAVACVGAFYEKMGRMLGSSFPDTINNLLKALKSAESQGRGEILLSLQKVLCGLGGAAASCHRDIYKNARSLLTDRSMAVRCAVAKCLLELQNEAVFMWTTELENVATLCFKALEGSNYGVRVAVAKLLGTVMATALMPKQAAVMRQNVKRASLEEVLELMATGFLRGGSGFLKSGGEMLKGGGSVSREVRVGVTQAYVVFVTTLGGQWLERNFATFLSHVLDLVSHPRATQTHVEAVYSRRCVSFMLRATLGGLLGEKAQIAAGKEICQAISKQMRAVEAVVNDMSGENKAGAADVSASQHVMVCALKELGSLVQSLSATSSPLIQEPSIGLLETVTSVLLHPSMAARLAAAWCLRCVAVALPYQLTPLLDRCAERINNLKSSPEAVSGYSFAMAALLGGVHQCPLGIPHSKGKLVVSIAEDLLRTAAQNSRLSLQRTQAGWLLLGALMTLGPSLVRYHLPKMLLLWRNVFPRSQKELEAEKARGDSFTWQVTLEGRAGALCAMRSFVAHCPELLTEDVIRRLMTPIECAMTMMSHVPAIIKVHGAHLKASAAMVRLRLYDILALLPPKTYEGSFNALLRELVAEFTLTDNSANTTTSLLRSLCHYDDSVLMGSWLQETDHKCIEDQLQPNSASGSGALEHDPSSIYLRIPVGEAIPGPLPLGVSVIDASVALFGVVFPHVSFKHRLQMLDHFAECIKQAKGVRQQAVQLNIFTAVLSALKGLAENKSTLGPEEVRKSALALVMGALDNPNPILRCAAGEALGRMAQVVGEATFIARMAQTSFDKLKSARDVVSRTGHSLALGCLHRYVGGIGSGQHLKTSVSILLALAQDGSSHEVQTWALHSLALIVDSSGPMYRGYVEPTLSLVLTLLLTVPPSHTEVHQCLGRCLGALITTVGPELQGNGATISTIRSSCLVGCAIMQDHSDSLVQAAAISCLQQLHMFAPRHVNLSSLVPCLCVHLCSSHLLLRRAAVACLRQLAQREAAEVCEYAMSLAKRSGDNTTINLNITETGLEGVLFGMLDRETDRKLCSDIHDTLGHMLSSLAVEKLSHWLKLCKDVLAATTGTDVGGAVVFEVEKDEEDSEKKDEMDDDTMFTGLGEDDKSKPSVAPRWVTRVFAADCLCRIILLCENDKAHFDLAAARSAQAKNPKGDQLVLHLSDLIRMAFMAATDHSNQLRMAGLQALEDIIKKFASVPEPEFPGHVILEQYQANVGAALRPAFSPDTPSDITAKACQVCSAWIGSGVVSDLNDLRRVHNLLVSSLDKVQAGKGSSSQLYSESATTMEKLAVLKAWAEVYVVSMKIKKEAESKPAKPVRTGDDDEDDEDLGADVLPPDSLITLVQPELPSLSRLWLAMLRDYALLTLPAEFSSQLPPDGGAFYTPETIDTARLHYRSSWAPVLHAVALWLSSTGFRAGEEKEEVPTANSKAPALPQAVTATRKSFEESVKDRMHLMLGVSIEFLCFPRPEEPIEHVMSCLHALFTLLESPCAKIHIAEDQLLAVELLNVLHRLLLTRDPPAVQLQVTAVVQETIRAAQDHLQQQRTSKGKEEEGEKDSQSSLGEGGDTGELVPGKSLVFAAMELLVFILVRHLPQLNARVKESPSHVALRPQRLPEESARLVANTVSILAELPSLCSPAGSMNILPTVLFLITGVLRETAVKTADKSVPVTVAAALQGIKTIITSPLARVESMQTQWTGLVRSSLASVLEHSQPDESRPDMDEVSMLTAITLFLLSASNELVGVTVLQKGCMDRFRNALNSSDPWVQARCYQLLLSVFQHSSRALSTPYIHALAPLMVEKLKAVERSRPGTAAELQAVQEGIRVLENLVGMGEEQNRVQLLALLVPTLISYLLDENAISSAPQVSKGLHDFALQNLMRIGPLYPAAFKIVIGAAPELKIRLESAIRANQASSRAKAAARQAQPTVQAAPTIKLKTSFF, encoded by the exons ATGGAGCTGGCTCACAGTCTGCTGCTCAATGAAGATGCCTTGGCTCAGATCACTGAAGCAAAGAGGCCTGTCTTCATCTTCGAATGGCTCAGATTcctggataaagtgcttgtggCAGCAAATAAG GTGGATGTGaaggagaagcagaagaagcTGGTGGAGCAGCTGACAGGACTGATAAGCAGTGCCCCTGGACCACCAACAAGAAAACTGCTGGCCAAAAACCTTGCAACCCTCTACAGCATTGGTGACACCTTCACAGTTTTCCAGACTCTGGATAAATGCAACGAGATAATCAAAAGCAAGGATGACACTCCTGCATACCTGCCAACAAAACT TGCTGCAGTGGCATGTGTTGGAGCATTTTATGAGAAGATGGGCAGGATGCTGGGCAGTTCCTTTCCAGACACCATTAATAATCTTTTAAAGGCATTAAAGAGTGCAGAG TCTCAGGGCAGAGGAGAGATCCTTCTCAGCCTGCAGAAGGTGCTCTGTGGCCTGGGTGGAGCTGCAGCCTCATGTCACAGAGATATCTACAAGAATGCCCGCTCACTGCTCACAGACAGGTCCATGGCTGTACGCTGTGCAGTAGCAAAG TGCCTGTTGGAGCTGCAGAATGAGGCCGTATTCATGTGGACAACAGAACTGGAGAATGTTGCCACTTTGTGTTTCAAAGCCTTGGAAGGATCTAACTATGGTGTTCGGGTCGCGGTGGCCAAATTGCTGGGGACAGTCATGGCCACTGCCCTTATGCCCAAACAAGCAGCTG TGATGCGTCAGAACGTGAAGCGGGCCTCACTGGAGGAGGTGCTGGAGCTGATGGCCACAGGCTTTCTGCGTGGTGGATCCGGTTTCCTGAAGAGCGGAGGGGAGATGTTGAAGGGGGGAGGCTCTGTCAGCAGGGAGGTGCGGGTGGGCGTCACACAG GCctatgttgtgtttgtgactaCACTGGGTGGTCAGTGGCTGGAGCGCAACTTTGCCACATTCCTGTCCCATGTTTTGGACCTAGTGTCTCACCCACGGGCCACTCAGACACACGTTGAGGCTGTGTACTCACGCCGCTGTGTTTCCTTCATGCTACGCGCCACCCTGGGGGGCTTACTTGGAGAGAAAGCACAAATTGCAGCCGGCAAAGAAATCTGCCAAGCCATCAGCAAGCAGATGAGGGCTGTGG AGGCAGTTGTGAATGACATGAGTGGAGAGAACAAGGCCGGGGCAGCGGATGTCTCTGCTAGTCAGCATGTCATGGTATGTGCCCTGAAAGAGCTGGGCAGTCTGGTGCAGAGTTTAAGTGCCACATCTTCACCACTCATCCAGGAGCCTTCTatag GACTCCTTGAAACGGTGACCTCAGTGCTGCTGCACCCAAGCATGGCTGCTCGTTTGGCCGCTGCGTGGTGCCTGCGCTGCGTTGCTGTGGCGCTGCCCTATCAGTTGACCCCACTGCTGGACCGCTGTGCGGAGAGAATCAACAACCTGAAGAGTTCACCTGAGGCTGTGAGCGGCTACAGCTTTGCGATGGCTGCTCTGCTGGGAGGCGTACACCAGTGTCCTCTGGGCATCCCTCACTCCAAGGGCAAG TTGGTGGTGAGTATAGCTGAAGACCTCCTGAGGACGGCTGCTCAGAATAGTCGGCTGTCCCTGCAGCGCACACAGGCTGGATGGCTGTTGCTGGGTGCCCTCATGACTCTGG GTCCCTCCCTCGTGCGCTATCACCTTCCCaagatgctgctgctgtggaggaACGTGTTTCCTCGCTCGCAGAAGGAGCTGGAGGCAGAAAAGGCCAGAGGAGACTCCTTCACCTGGCAGGTCACACTAGAGGGCCGAGCTGGAGCACTGTGTG CCATGCGTAGCTTTGTGGCTCACTGTCCCGAGCTGCTTACAGAAGATGTGATCCGTAGACTGATGACTCCCATTGAATGTGCCATGACCATGATGTCTCA tGTCCCTGCCATCATTAAGGTCCATGGTGCTCACCTGAAAGCTAGTGCAGCCATGGTGAGGCTCCGATTGTATGACATCTTGGCTCTATTGCCTCCCAAGACTTATGAAG GCAGCTTCAACGCCCTCCTGAGGGAGCTGGTGGCAGAGTTCACTTTGACCGACAACTCGGCCAACACCACCACCTCCTTGCTGCGCTCTCTCTGTCACTATGACGACAGTGTGCTCATGGGTTCCTGGCTACAGGAAACCGACCACAAGTGCATAGAAGATCAG CTGCAGCCCAACAGTGCGTCTGGCAGCGGCGCTCTGGAACACGACCCCTCGTCAATCTACCTGCGTATTCCTGTAGGCGAGGCCATCCCCGGGCCTCTCCCTTTGGGTGTGTCTGTCATCGACGCTTCAGTGGCTTTGTTCGGTGTGGTTTTCCCTCATGTCTCCTTCAAACACAG GCTGCAGATGCTGGACCACTTTGCAGAGTGCATAAAGCAGGCTAAAGGAGTTAGACAGCAGGCAGTCCAGCTGAACATCTTCACTGCAGTGCTTAGTGCCCTCAAG GGTTTGGCTGAGAACAAGAGTACTCTGGGTCCTGAGGAGGTGCGTAAGTCGGCTCTGGCCCTGGTGATGGGAGCGTTGGACAATCCCAACCCCATCCTGCGCTGTGCTGCTGGAGAGGCCCTGGGCAGGATGGCTCAGGTGGTGGGAGAGGCTACCTTCATTGCCAGAATGGCACAGACCAGCTTTGATAA GCTGAAGTCTGCCCGTGATGTAGTATCAAGGACGGGCCATTCACTGGCTCTCGGCTGTCTGCATCGATATGTTGGAGGAATTGGCTCAGGCCAGCACTTAAAGACCAGTGTCAGCATCCTGCTGGCTCTGGCCCAGGATGGGTCCTCCCATGAGGTCCAG ACATGGGCTCTGCACTCTCTGGCTCTGATTGTGGATTCTAGTGGTCCCATGTACAGAGGCTACGTGGAGCCCACACTGTCCCTGGTGCTCACCCTGCTCCTCACTGTGCCTCCGTCTCACACAGAGGTGCACCAGTGTTTGGGCCGCTGCCTGGGAGCTCTCATCACCACTGTGGGACCAGAATTACAGG GAAATGGAGCCACTATCTCCACCATCCGCTCATCTTGCCTGGTTGGTTGTGCCATAATGCAGGACCACTCTGATTCCCTCGTGCAGGCAGCTGCTATCTCATGTTTGCAGCAGCTGCACATGTTCGCTCCACGTCATGTCAACCTATCCAGCCTGGTGCCCTGTCTCTGT GTGCATTTATGCAGCTCTCACCTGTTGCTGCGTCGTGCCGCCGTTGCCTGCCTGAGACAGCTCGCTCAAAGAGAGGCTGCAGAAGTCTGTGAGTATGCCATGAGCCTGGCAAAGAGATCAGGAGACAACACTACAATCA ACCTGAACATCACAGAGACCGGTCTGGAGGGCGTTCTGTTTGGCATGCTGGATCGGGAGACTGACAGAAAGCTGTGTTCTGACATCCATGACACTCTGGGACACATGCTGTCGTCTCTTGCTGTGGAAAAACTTTCTCATTGGCTGAAACTCTGCAAGGATGTCCTGGCAGCAACTACAGGTACag ATGTAGGAGGGGCCGTTGTATTCGAGGTGGAAAAGGATGAGGAAGACTCAGAGAAAAAAGACGAGATGGACGATGACACCATGTTCACAGGCCTGGGCGAAGATGACAAGTCCAAGCCGTCGGTGGCGCCGCGCTGGGTGACGCGGGTCTTTGCCGCAGACTGCTTGTGCCGCATCATCCTGCTGTGTGAGAATGACAAAGCGCACTTTGACCTGGCAGCTGCCCGCTCTGCACAAGCCAAGAACCCCAAAG GAGATCAGTTGGTGCTCCATTTGTCTGACCTCATCCGCATGGCCTTCATGGCTGCCACAGACCACAGTAACCAGCTGAGGATGGCCGGCTTGCAGGCCCTGGAGGACATCATTAAAAAGTTTGCCTCTGTACCAGAACCTGAGTTCCCAGGTCACGTTATCCTGGAACAATACCAAGCCAAT GTCGGAGCTGCCCTCAGACCTGCATTTTCACCCGATACACCATCTGACATCACAGCTAAGGCATGCCAG GTGTGCAGCGCGTGGATTGGTAGTGGCGTCGTCAGTGACCTCAATGACCTGCGGCGAGTCCACAACCTGCTTGTGTCGTCGCTGGACAAGGTGCAGGCTGGGAAGGGTTCATCCAGTCAGCTGTACAGTGAGAGTGCCACCACGATGGAGAAACTGGCCGTGCTAAAAGCATGGGCTGAG GTCTATGTGGTGTCAATGAAGATCAAGAAAGAGGCAGAGTCCAAGCCTGCCAAACCGGTCCGAACTGGAGATGACGACGAGGATGATGAGGATCTGGGCGCCGACGTGCTTCCACCTGACAGCCTCATCACTTTGGTGCAGCCCGAGCTGCCCTCGCTGAGCCGCCTGTGGCTGGCCATGCTGCGAGACTACGCTCTGCTCACTCTGCCCGCTGAGTTTTCCAGTCAGCTGCCCCCTGACG gtggaGCCTTTTATACTCCAGAGACTATAGACACAGCAAGGCTCCACTATCGCAGTTCCTGGGCCCCCGTCCTGCATGCTGTGGCCCTGTGGCTCAGCAGCACTGGGTTCCGAGCTGgtgaagagaaagaagaggtcCCCACAGCTAACTCCAAAGCTCCTGCCCTCCCTCAAGCAGTCACCGCCACCAGAAAGAGCTTTGAAGAGTCTGTCAAAGACAGGATGCATCTAATGTTGG GTGTCAGTATAGAGTTTCTTTGCTTCCCCCGTCCCGAGGAGcccattgaacatgtgatgtcCTGCCTGCACGCCCTATTCACTCTGCTAGAATCACCATGTGCTAAGATCCATATCGCAGAAGACCAG CTGTTGGCAGTGGAGCTCCTGAACGTGCTCCACAGGCTGCTGCTGACCAGGGATCCTCCAGCTGTTCAGCTCCAGGTTACCGCTGTTGTACAGGAGACCATCAGGGCTGCTCAGGACCATCTGCAGCAACAGAGGACCAGCAAGG GCAAAGAGGAAGAAGGCGAGAAAGACTCTCAGTCCAGCCTCGGGGAAGGAGGAGACACAGGGGAGCTCGTCCCTGGCAAGTCTCTGGTGTTTGCAGCCATGGAGCTGCTCGTTTTCATCCTGGTGCGCCACTTACCACAGCTGAATGCACGTGTGAAGGAGTCGCCCAGCCATGTGGCACTCAGGCCTCAGCGACTACCTGAAGAAAGTGCCCGCCTGGTGGCAAACACAGTTTCCATCCTGGCAGAACTGCCTTCGCTCTGCTCTCCTGCTG GAAGCATGAACATCCTACCCACAGTGCTCTTCCTCATCACGGGGGTACTGAGGGAAACTGCAGTTAAGACTGCAGACAAGTCTGTGCCCGTGACCGTGGCAGCTGCCCTGCAGGGCATCAAGACCATCATCACGTCCCCACTGGCCCGGGTGGAGAGCATGCAGACACAGTGGACAGGCCTTGTGAGGAGCAGCCTGGCATCTGTTCTTGAGCACTCGCAGCCAG ATGAGTCCAGGCCTGACATGGATGAGGTCAGTATGTTAACAGCGATCACACTCTTCCTGCTGTCTGCCAGCAATGAACTTGTAGGAGTGACCGTCCTGCAGAAGGGCTGCATGGATCGCTTCCGAAATGCCCTCAACTCCAGTGATCCCTGG GTTCAGGCACGATGTTACCAGCTGCTGTTGTCAGTGTTTCAGCACTCCAGCCGTGCCCTGTCTACTCCTTACATCCACGCACTGGCTCCACTTATGGTGGAGAAGCTGAAGGCAGTGGAGCGCAGTCGGCCAGGGACGGCTGCCGAGCTGCAGGCCGTGCAGGAAGGCATCAGGGTCCTAGAGAATCTGGTTGGCATGGGTGAAGAGCAGAACC GGGTGCAGCTGCTGGCTCTTCTCGTACCAACTCTCATCTCCTACCTTTTGGATGAAAACGCTATCTCCTCTGCGCCCCAAGTCTCCAAAGGCCTGCATGATTTCGCCCTTCAGAACTTAATGCGGATTGGCCCCCTCTATCCAGCTGCCTTCAAGATAGTAATTGGTGCAGCACCTGAGCTTAAAATCCGTTTGGAATCTGCTATAAGGGCCAACCAGGCCAGCAGTCGAGCCAAAGCTGCAGCCAGGCAAGCTCAGCCGACTGTGCAGGCGGCACCAACCATCAAACTCAAGACGAGCTTCTTCTGA